One Denticeps clupeoides chromosome 3, fDenClu1.1, whole genome shotgun sequence DNA window includes the following coding sequences:
- the angptl2a gene encoding angiopoietin-related protein 2a: protein MKLPLVVLLAISLAAITGSEVTRGAQEFESRDEVLEREFLYAGRQKRSVDTLQPDKCSYTFIVPQQKATGAICVNSKAPDSLLENRVNKQELELLNSELQKQRRQIEALQLLVEVDGGVVNEVKLLRKESRNMNARVTQLYMQLLHEIIRKRDNALEVSQLENRVLNHTSEMQQLAARYRDLEHKYQHLSLLANNQSALIVQLEEQCRRATGSGLPERTVRPARPQPPVMPQQPPHRPQVPQAPKPYHPPTYTRHHNSNNQITNEIQSDQNSKAVPPTLPTMPSDVDSPSTTNKPSGPFKDCLQALEDGHSTSGMYLVKPENANRLMQVWCDQRHDPGGWTVIQRRQDGSVNFFRNWETYKQGFGNIDGEYWLGLENIYWLTNQANYKLLVTLEDWSGRKTFAEYASFRLEPESDFYKLRVGRYHGNAGDSLTWHNGKQFTTLDRDHDAYTGNCAHYQKGGWWYNACAHSNLNGVWYRGGHYRSRYQDGVYWAEFRGGAYSLKKVTMMIRPNPNTFH, encoded by the exons ATGAAGCTCCCTCTTGTGGTTCTCCTGGCCATCTCCCTGGCAGCGATAACAGGTTCTGAAGTCACAAGGGGGGCACAGGAGTTTGAGAGCCGAGATGAGGTGCTGGAGAGAGAGTTCTTATATGCTGGGCGACAGAAGCGCTCAGTGGACACCTTGCAGCCCGACAAATGCTCCTACACCTTCATCGTCCCGCAGCAGAAGGCCACCGGCGCCATCTGTGTCAACTCCAAAGCGCCAGACTCGCTGCTGGAGAACCGGGTGAACAagcaggagctggagctgctgaaCAGCGAGCTGCAGAAGCAGCGGCGGCAGATCGAGgctctgcagctgctggtggaggtggacgGCGGCGTGGTGAACGAGGTGAAGCTGCTGCGCAAGGAGAGCCGCAACATGAACGCCCGCGTCACGCAGCTCTACATGCAGCTGCTGCACGAGATCATCCGCAAGCGAGACAACGCCCTGGAGGTCTCGCAGCTGGAGAACCGCGTGCTCAACCACACGTCGGAGATGCAGCAGCTGGCTGCGCGCTACCGCGACCTGGAGCACAAGTACCAGCACCTCTCCCTGCTCGCCAACAACCAGAGCGCCCTCATCGTCCAGCTGGAGGAGCAGTGTAGACGGGCGACTGGGTCTGGCCTTCCAGAGAGGACAGTGCGGCCGGCCCGCCCCCAGCCCCCAGTAATGCCCCAGCAGCCCCCACATCGTCCTCAGGTCCCTCAGGCACCGAAGCCTTACCACCCACCCACGTACACGCGCCACCACAACAGCAACAACCAGATCACCAACGAGATACAGAGCGACCAGAACTCCAAGGCAGTGCCACCGACACTACCCACAATGCCCTCTGACGTCGACAGCCCGTCCACCACCAACAAACCTTCTG GACCATTCAAGGACTGCCTCCAGGCCCTGGAGGACGGCCACAGCACCAGCGGCATGTATTTGGTGAAGCCTGAGAATGCCAACCGACTAATGCAGGTGTGGTGTGACCAGAGGCACGACCCTGGTGGCTGGACAGTAATCCAGAGAAGACAAGATGGCTCTGTGAACTTCTTCAGGAACTGGGAAACATACAAG CAAGGCTTTGGAAACATCGATGGAGAATACTGGCTGGGACTGGAGAACATCTACTGGTTGACCAATCAGGCCAACTACAAACTGCTGGTGACCTTGGAAGACTGGTCTGGCAGGAAGACGTTTGCAGAGTATGCCAGCTTCCGTCTGGAGCCAGAGTCAGACTTCTATAAACTGAGGGTAGGCCGTTACCATGGCAATGCAGGGGACTCTCTAACCTGGCACAATGGCAAGCAGTTCACCACCCTGGACCGTGATCATGATGCATACACAG GTAACTGTGCACATTATCAGAAGGGAGGCTGGTGGTATAATGCCTGTGCCCACTCTAATCTCAACGGCGTGTGGTACCGAGGTGGACACTACCGCAGCCGCTACCAAGACGGCGTGTACTGGGCAGAATTCCGTGGTGGAGCTTACTCCCTGAAGAAGGTTACCATGATGATTCGACCCAACCCCAACACTTTCCACTAG